A genomic stretch from Magnetococcus sp. PR-3 includes:
- a CDS encoding EAL domain-containing protein — MDSEGVSLKHIQIHHRMLIMVACALIALMFVGGFGLHELHDNLIQDRKNKTQHLVQVAVGTLTRYQTLVEAGKMTLPDAQREAAASVAQLRYGENDYFWINDLNVRMVVHPIRPELNGEVVDGIRDANGVYLFSQFVDVAKTKGAGFVSYLWPKPGQVQASKKLSYVQKFEPWGWVVGSGIYLDDVDLIFREAASTFVAVILTSLLIVWTVSAIVGRSITAPLSHIRKAMLRLSEGDVSVPLESLDRSEVGDLLGAMRVFRDNFSTMERLRNEREESQRQVALKREELERIISISHTVVLSWEDDEPWTLSYVSENCYRILNAKVDILTLKPFIHPDDLPHMVAALAARPADKGEVNLEFRLQFDKQSPRWFECCVFPQFNTQGQLLQYQGLLHDITERRKAEHDQRMAAVLFRTTNEALMISSYDNKIEMVNPAFTRITGYTETDVLGRGPDILQSGHHDAEFYQQMWNDLEENGIWEGEIWNRRKNGETYPEWLSISTVADEQGKTVQYIAAFSDITRRKEAEDTIRYQANFDSLTDLPNRSLFNDRLQTELKRSQRSGCQVALLFIDLDRFKYVNDTLGHNIGDQLLQEVATRLSSSVRDSDTVARLGGDEFTVILPELHGPDGVARLAQGMIDKLEERYFIEGHELFISASIGITVFPKDADNSLDLIKNADVAMYRAKENGRGSYCFYTATMNEDAKQHHKIEQELRVAIEQKQFWIHYQPYVDQASGRITGVEALIRWKNSAGEMVYPDQFIPVAEDTGLIVPIGLWVLRSVMETIAEWEEEGHPDITFSVNVSARQFQEGHLAYQIKAALKETGIKPSNLMLEITESLMIRDPSHTLNMLHEIKALGVRVALDDFGTGYSSLGYLKQFPIDLLKIDRSFINGIANSKDDETMVSAIVNMAHSLGVRVIGEGIENDQQLQRVNAHECDFVQGFHYSKPMPYQAFLEFFDDYHEKCSTGVNVEQK; from the coding sequence ATGGACAGTGAAGGTGTCTCTTTAAAGCATATTCAAATTCATCATCGTATGTTGATCATGGTGGCTTGCGCCCTCATTGCATTGATGTTTGTTGGTGGTTTTGGCCTGCATGAGTTACATGACAACCTCATCCAAGACCGTAAAAATAAGACCCAGCATCTGGTTCAGGTTGCTGTTGGCACATTAACCCGTTACCAAACATTGGTTGAAGCGGGCAAGATGACGTTACCGGATGCCCAGCGAGAAGCCGCAGCTTCTGTAGCGCAGTTGCGTTATGGAGAGAATGACTACTTTTGGATCAATGATCTGAATGTTCGTATGGTGGTTCACCCCATAAGGCCTGAGCTGAATGGGGAGGTGGTTGATGGGATCCGGGATGCCAATGGTGTCTATCTGTTCAGCCAGTTTGTCGATGTTGCCAAAACCAAAGGGGCTGGTTTTGTTTCTTACCTTTGGCCCAAGCCTGGGCAGGTGCAAGCTTCAAAAAAACTCTCTTATGTTCAGAAGTTTGAACCCTGGGGATGGGTGGTAGGGTCTGGCATCTATCTTGATGATGTTGATCTGATTTTTCGGGAAGCCGCCAGTACTTTTGTCGCTGTAATCTTGACCTCTCTTTTGATCGTTTGGACCGTTTCTGCCATTGTTGGCCGTAGTATTACCGCACCGCTCTCTCACATTCGCAAAGCCATGTTACGTCTTTCAGAGGGGGATGTGTCTGTACCCCTGGAGAGTTTGGATCGATCTGAGGTAGGGGATCTGCTGGGTGCTATGCGGGTTTTCCGGGATAATTTTTCAACCATGGAACGGTTGCGAAATGAGCGGGAGGAGAGCCAGCGACAGGTTGCTTTAAAGCGGGAAGAGCTTGAACGCATCATTTCAATTAGCCACACGGTGGTTTTATCGTGGGAAGATGATGAGCCGTGGACGCTGAGTTATGTCTCCGAGAACTGTTACCGTATTCTCAATGCCAAAGTGGATATTCTCACACTTAAGCCTTTTATACATCCAGATGATTTACCCCATATGGTTGCTGCGCTAGCTGCAAGACCAGCCGATAAAGGGGAGGTCAACCTGGAGTTTCGTTTGCAATTTGATAAACAATCGCCCAGGTGGTTTGAGTGTTGTGTTTTCCCCCAATTCAATACACAGGGGCAGCTGCTACAGTATCAGGGATTGCTGCATGATATTACAGAACGGCGTAAAGCTGAGCATGATCAGCGTATGGCTGCGGTTCTGTTCCGTACCACCAATGAAGCTCTAATGATCAGTTCTTATGATAATAAAATTGAGATGGTCAACCCTGCCTTTACCCGGATAACAGGCTACACAGAAACGGATGTTTTAGGGCGTGGTCCGGACATTTTGCAGTCGGGTCATCACGATGCTGAGTTTTATCAGCAAATGTGGAATGATCTGGAAGAAAATGGCATTTGGGAAGGAGAGATCTGGAACCGACGGAAAAATGGTGAAACCTATCCGGAGTGGCTTTCCATCTCTACTGTGGCGGATGAGCAAGGTAAAACGGTGCAATATATTGCGGCCTTTAGCGATATCACACGGCGTAAAGAGGCTGAAGATACCATCCGTTACCAAGCCAACTTTGATTCCCTGACTGATCTGCCAAACCGTAGTCTGTTTAATGATCGTCTGCAAACAGAACTCAAGCGAAGCCAGCGATCTGGATGCCAGGTAGCACTTCTGTTTATTGATCTGGATCGCTTTAAATATGTGAACGATACCTTAGGGCACAACATTGGCGACCAATTGTTGCAGGAGGTTGCGACCCGTCTCTCTAGCTCTGTACGGGACTCTGATACCGTCGCCCGTTTGGGGGGGGATGAATTTACAGTAATCCTACCTGAACTTCATGGTCCAGATGGCGTAGCCCGTTTGGCACAGGGGATGATTGATAAACTGGAAGAACGGTATTTTATTGAGGGTCACGAGCTGTTTATCTCGGCCAGTATTGGTATAACGGTTTTTCCAAAAGATGCTGATAACAGCTTGGATCTAATTAAAAATGCGGATGTGGCCATGTACCGCGCCAAGGAGAATGGCCGGGGGAGTTATTGCTTCTATACCGCCACCATGAATGAGGATGCCAAGCAGCACCATAAAATTGAGCAGGAACTGCGTGTTGCCATTGAGCAAAAACAGTTCTGGATTCACTACCAGCCCTATGTGGATCAAGCCAGTGGTCGTATTACTGGGGTGGAGGCTTTAATCCGCTGGAAAAACAGTGCAGGTGAGATGGTTTATCCTGACCAGTTTATTCCGGTGGCAGAAGATACTGGCTTGATTGTCCCCATTGGTCTATGGGTGTTACGCAGTGTGATGGAGACCATTGCTGAGTGGGAGGAGGAGGGACACCCCGATATTACTTTCTCGGTCAATGTCTCAGCCCGCCAGTTCCAAGAGGGACACTTGGCTTACCAGATTAAGGCGGCACTTAAAGAAACCGGTATTAAACCCAGTAACTTGATGTTAGAGATTACTGAGAGTCTGATGATCCGAGACCCCAGTCATACTTTGAATATGCTGCATGAAATTAAGGCGTTGGGTGTACGTGTTGCTCTGGATGATTTTGGTACGGGGTACTCTTCACTGGGGTATCTTAAACAGTTCCCCATTGATCTTCTTAAGATCGACCGATCCTTTATCAATGGTATTGCCAACAGTAAGGATGATGAGACCATGGTCTCAGCCATTGTTAATATGGCCCATAGTCTGGGGGTTCGGGTGATTGGAGAGGGCATTGAAAATGACCAGCAACTACAAAGAGTCAATGCCCATGAGTGTGATTTTGTACAGGGTTTTCACTACTCTAAGCCTATGCCTTATCAAGCTTTTCTAGAATTTTTTGATGACTATCATGAAAAATGCAGCACAGGTGTTAACGTAGAACAAAAATAA